The Mesomycoplasma ovipneumoniae genome window below encodes:
- the rpsT gene encoding 30S ribosomal protein S20, with amino-acid sequence MANIKSKIKSITKMQKARARNNAIKSRVKTAIKKAKIAVTSHAENQNELVAKAHKEIAKAKSKGVFHKGKASRKISRLHLFVNKHQKTTV; translated from the coding sequence ATGGCAAATATAAAATCCAAAATTAAATCAATCACCAAAATGCAAAAAGCAAGAGCAAGAAATAATGCAATTAAATCTCGTGTAAAAACAGCAATCAAAAAGGCTAAAATAGCTGTTACAAGTCATGCAGAAAATCAAAATGAATTAGTTGCAAAAGCTCACAAAGAAATTGCAAAAGCAAAATCAAAAGGTGTTTTTCACAAAGGAAAAGCATCACGAAAAATTTCTAGACTTCATTTGTTTGTTAATAAACATCAAAAAACAACAGTTTAA
- a CDS encoding TrkH family potassium uptake protein codes for MNLKINIKNFLRSIFSLKKIHIIFTFYTLVILLGAGILTGSFSHTDNPQKINFFSALFTSVSAFSDTGLSLVDTGTSFNIFGQAVIAILISLGGIGIFAIKFYIFNHLFGKKLSILSREILKIERGSSKLSELKGVIKVSINFFLILVLISSLALSLYFYFYDAEPQKFSFQKSPYKNISLSLRFAVFHSISAINNAGFDIIGPNSFEPYYHSYFLQIMIIILTIIGGIGYPVIYDFFSFFKLKLSKQKIKRFRFSLFTKVSILSYFVIALIGFILLITFEASSNSPFTFWNQEQNGNWFDKTFALLFHNFMTRSTGFFTFDLKQLTQPSTFLTSLLMFIGSAPSSTGGGIRVTTFWIFIAVVLSKIRGTSDVNIFKRKITTDKIVSAATVFFISFILVVAIVFLSSFSLDDLSSQQKTSDYKIYHLVFEVMSAFGTSGLSTGLIRNLSIVSQIGFMIIMLIGQLGISSFIYVWQGDNIGKQNKTYITEDILIG; via the coding sequence ATGAACTTGAAAATTAATATCAAAAATTTTCTGCGGTCCATTTTTTCTCTTAAAAAGATACATATTATTTTTACTTTTTACACGTTAGTTATTCTTCTTGGGGCCGGAATTCTAACAGGATCGTTTTCACACACTGATAATCCACAAAAAATTAATTTTTTTTCGGCACTTTTTACTTCAGTTTCTGCCTTTAGTGATACTGGCCTTAGTTTAGTTGATACTGGCACAAGTTTTAATATTTTTGGACAAGCTGTTATTGCAATTTTAATTTCTCTGGGTGGAATAGGAATTTTTGCAATAAAGTTTTACATTTTTAACCATTTATTTGGAAAAAAACTAAGTATTTTGTCACGTGAAATTTTGAAAATCGAAAGAGGTTCAAGTAAATTAAGCGAACTAAAAGGCGTAATCAAGGTTTCTATTAATTTTTTTTTGATACTTGTTTTAATTAGTAGTCTTGCTCTTAGCCTGTATTTTTATTTTTATGATGCTGAACCACAAAAATTTTCGTTTCAAAAATCACCTTATAAAAATATATCTTTGTCGCTAAGATTTGCTGTTTTTCATAGCATTTCTGCAATTAATAATGCTGGTTTTGATATAATCGGACCAAATAGTTTTGAACCTTATTATCACTCTTATTTTTTGCAAATAATGATAATAATTCTGACAATAATAGGCGGAATTGGATACCCGGTAATTTATGATTTTTTTAGCTTTTTCAAGCTTAAACTTTCTAAACAGAAAATAAAAAGATTTAGATTTTCTTTATTTACTAAAGTTTCAATTTTGAGCTATTTTGTTATTGCGCTAATTGGTTTTATTCTTTTAATTACTTTTGAAGCTAGTTCAAATTCTCCTTTTACTTTTTGAAACCAAGAGCAAAATGGCAACTGATTTGATAAAACATTTGCATTATTATTTCATAATTTTATGACTCGCTCAACTGGTTTTTTTACATTTGACTTAAAACAACTAACTCAACCAAGCACATTTTTAACAAGTTTATTGATGTTTATTGGCTCTGCCCCTTCTTCTACAGGTGGTGGAATTCGCGTTACAACTTTTTGAATTTTTATCGCTGTGGTTTTATCTAAAATTAGGGGAACTAGTGATGTTAATATATTTAAGAGAAAAATCACAACTGATAAAATTGTTTCAGCTGCGACTGTATTTTTTATATCTTTTATTTTAGTAGTAGCGATAGTTTTTCTCTCAAGTTTTTCGCTAGACGATTTATCAAGCCAACAAAAAACTAGTGATTATAAAATTTACCATTTAGTTTTTGAGGTCATGTCGGCTTTTGGAACCTCGGGTCTCTCGACAGGTTTGATTCGAAATTTATCTATTGTTTCGCAAATTGGATTTATGATTATTATGCTAATCGGTCAGCTCGGAATTAGCTCTTTTATTTACGTCTGACAAGGTGATAATATCGGCAAACAGAATAAAACTTACATAACTGAAGATATTTTAATAGGATAA
- a CDS encoding potassium channel family protein yields the protein MKRANICIIGAGRLGRAAITQLAESGHNIIVIDKRAENLKFIREFATVEPIIMDASDINAIRNEVGLEDIDTIIVATSDNIEIIATLLELQTEINFFNNLKIAARAVNKRHARVLKQIGVDWIISPEEEAGIKMALLSVDKNFLNYADNLKEIANGIFAGSVNVKSPKYINKSIKNANLRQYNVNVVLIKRNKETILPAAETIIHQNDEITIIGKIGDVTTVLQKMESIKS from the coding sequence ATGAAACGAGCAAATATTTGTATAATTGGTGCCGGACGACTAGGTAGAGCGGCAATAACCCAACTAGCAGAATCAGGCCACAATATTATTGTTATTGACAAAAGAGCTGAAAATTTAAAATTTATTCGTGAGTTTGCGACTGTTGAACCAATTATAATGGACGCTAGCGACATAAATGCAATTCGTAATGAAGTTGGACTTGAAGATATAGACACAATAATTGTTGCTACTTCAGACAATATTGAAATTATTGCAACTTTATTAGAATTGCAAACAGAAATTAATTTTTTTAACAACTTAAAAATAGCTGCGCGTGCTGTTAATAAAAGACATGCTCGTGTTTTAAAACAAATCGGTGTTGACTGAATTATTAGTCCTGAAGAAGAAGCCGGAATTAAAATGGCGCTTTTGAGTGTTGATAAAAATTTCCTGAATTATGCAGATAATCTTAAAGAAATTGCAAATGGAATATTTGCTGGAAGTGTTAATGTTAAATCGCCAAAATATATTAACAAAAGTATAAAAAACGCTAATTTACGTCAGTATAACGTTAATGTTGTTTTAATTAAAAGAAATAAAGAAACAATTTTGCCGGCTGCAGAGACAATAATTCATCAAAATGATGAAATAACAATAATCGGAAAAATTGGCGATGTTACAACAGTTTTGCAAAAAATGGAGTCAATAAAGAGCTAA
- the rplK gene encoding 50S ribosomal protein L11 — protein MVKKNVVRVAKLQFNAGQAKPGPALAGLGIVMPEFTRKFNDETKNRGSEPVPVKITVFKDKSFEFQLFTSPTSYKIKQAAKIESGSKKSKAEKVAKITLEQLKEIAEYKLPDLNTDSIEKAILTVYGTAKQMGVEVEGIEEFLQGVK, from the coding sequence ATGGTAAAAAAAAATGTAGTTAGAGTTGCAAAATTGCAATTCAATGCCGGCCAAGCAAAACCCGGGCCAGCTCTTGCAGGTCTTGGTATTGTAATGCCTGAGTTTACAAGAAAATTTAACGATGAAACAAAAAATCGTGGAAGTGAACCAGTTCCTGTAAAAATTACTGTTTTTAAAGATAAAAGCTTTGAATTTCAGTTATTTACAAGCCCAACTTCTTATAAAATTAAACAAGCTGCTAAAATCGAATCTGGATCTAAAAAATCTAAAGCTGAAAAAGTAGCTAAAATTACTCTTGAACAACTTAAAGAAATTGCAGAATATAAATTACCAGATTTAAATACTGATAGTATAGAAAAAGCAATTCTTACAGTTTATGGAACCGCCAAACAAATGGGCGTTGAAGTTGAAGGTATCGAAGAATTTCTACAAGGAGTAAAATAA
- a CDS encoding leucine-rich repeat domain-containing protein, translated as MVALSACSQTPSQAEQLLASIDKTDSKYVKIDESTNSFVLDLTGSGLTKIDKSAFFSLKSRIFQKTTLQNQNQTNQPGTENTQKPQETKVNFYFLSKIIFPETLTEIEDYAFYADSANLTDQEKIKELDFSKATNLKKIGNFAFQGNNITKLVLPLSLVSIGRQAFAKNNLEQVDFSNSKDLEIIQTGAFFDNKIKNVDFSQNVKLIEIFSSAFESNQIESVKFNKSAKPVTIGTSAFKENVIKTNENFENIPELSSLNSPFN; from the coding sequence ATGGTTGCGCTTTCTGCATGCAGCCAAACCCCATCTCAAGCAGAACAACTTCTTGCTTCGATAGATAAAACTGATTCCAAATATGTAAAAATTGATGAGTCAACAAATTCTTTTGTGCTTGACCTAACAGGTTCTGGACTAACAAAAATTGATAAATCTGCATTTTTTAGTCTAAAATCACGGATTTTTCAAAAAACTACTCTTCAAAATCAGAATCAAACTAATCAACCTGGTACCGAAAACACTCAAAAACCACAAGAAACTAAGGTAAATTTTTATTTTTTGTCAAAAATAATTTTTCCAGAAACGCTAACTGAAATAGAAGATTATGCATTTTATGCTGATAGCGCAAATTTGACTGATCAAGAAAAAATTAAGGAACTTGACTTCTCAAAGGCGACAAATTTGAAGAAAATCGGTAATTTTGCCTTTCAAGGAAATAATATAACAAAATTAGTTTTACCTTTATCTTTAGTTTCGATAGGTAGGCAAGCTTTTGCTAAAAATAATTTAGAACAGGTCGATTTTTCAAACTCTAAGGATTTAGAGATTATTCAAACCGGTGCTTTTTTTGATAATAAAATTAAAAATGTTGACTTTAGCCAAAATGTTAAATTAATTGAGATTTTTTCTAGTGCTTTTGAATCTAACCAAATTGAAAGTGTAAAATTTAACAAAAGTGCAAAACCAGTTACAATTGGAACATCAGCTTTTAAAGAAAACGTTATAAAAACTAACGAAAATTTTGAGAACATTCCTGAATTAAGTTCTCTTAATTCACCGTTTAATTAA
- a CDS encoding ABC transporter ATP-binding protein, giving the protein MQKIHKSETIISLVDVDKEFGEKKVLNQINLDIKKGDFVTLLGPSGSGKTTILRLIGGFEWTTRGEIKFNGVDIKDVPAHKRDTATIFQDYALFPHLSVRGNIEFGLKLKRIKKSDSEIPQSTWKKFEELKQKWQAKQDQKIAELNNLQTKLEKQLENPNLDNKTRKKLQEKLDDSDFKYSNWENYVFYKSVTFEKKYLTRKITKTEIDNEIKDIIELVGLSGNEDRAISELSGGMKQRVALARSLVIEPEIVLLDEPLSALDAKIRQKMQVFLKRIQQKLGLTFIFVTHDQDEALQLSDKIAVIRNGKIAQYDVPTKIYDYPVNKWVANFIGDSNFFEATFIGKNKVEILGIELYTIHTEFDHGQKLDALIRPEDIDIDLNSGYFKGKVVQNIYKGSYYWLDIQVGSKIIYVETNDFYDLNTEVYLKWDDDAIHLMEMESGNS; this is encoded by the coding sequence ATGCAAAAAATTCACAAAAGTGAAACAATAATCTCGCTTGTTGATGTTGATAAAGAATTTGGTGAGAAGAAAGTTTTAAATCAAATAAATTTGGACATCAAAAAAGGTGATTTTGTCACTCTTTTAGGTCCGTCTGGATCTGGAAAAACTACAATTTTACGCCTAATTGGTGGTTTTGAATGAACAACCCGAGGCGAAATTAAATTTAATGGGGTTGATATTAAAGATGTTCCTGCCCATAAACGAGACACAGCGACTATTTTTCAAGATTATGCACTTTTTCCACATTTGTCAGTTAGAGGAAATATTGAATTTGGCCTAAAATTAAAAAGAATTAAGAAAAGTGATTCTGAAATTCCACAGTCAACTTGGAAAAAGTTCGAAGAATTAAAGCAAAAATGGCAAGCAAAACAGGACCAAAAAATTGCAGAACTTAATAATTTGCAAACAAAGCTAGAAAAACAACTTGAAAATCCCAATTTAGACAACAAAACCCGTAAAAAATTACAGGAAAAACTTGATGATTCAGATTTTAAATATTCTAATTGGGAAAATTATGTTTTTTATAAATCTGTAACTTTTGAAAAAAAATACCTTACTCGTAAAATAACAAAAACTGAAATTGATAACGAAATTAAGGATATTATCGAACTTGTTGGTCTAAGCGGAAACGAAGACCGCGCAATTTCAGAGTTGTCTGGTGGAATGAAACAGCGAGTTGCACTAGCTAGATCACTTGTTATTGAGCCTGAAATAGTTTTATTAGATGAGCCATTATCAGCTTTAGACGCAAAAATTAGACAAAAAATGCAAGTTTTTCTCAAAAGAATTCAGCAAAAATTAGGTCTAACTTTCATTTTTGTAACTCATGACCAAGATGAAGCTCTTCAATTATCAGATAAAATCGCCGTAATTCGTAACGGGAAAATCGCTCAATATGACGTGCCAACCAAAATTTATGACTATCCTGTCAATAAATGAGTTGCTAATTTCATCGGTGATTCAAATTTTTTTGAAGCAACATTTATTGGAAAAAATAAGGTTGAAATTCTTGGCATTGAACTCTATACAATTCACACAGAATTTGATCATGGCCAAAAACTGGATGCACTTATTCGTCCTGAAGACATCGATATTGACTTAAATTCTGGATATTTTAAGGGTAAAGTTGTTCAAAATATTTACAAAGGTTCATATTACTGACTAGATATTCAGGTTGGTTCTAAAATTATTTACGTTGAAACTAATGATTTTTACGATCTTAATACCGAAGTTTATTTAAAGTGAGATGATGATGCGATTCATTTAATGGAGATGGAAAGTGGAAACTCTTAG
- a CDS encoding ABC transporter permease — protein MTKIIDFFQKHEILKKTYVWFLIIIFYIPIIFGSIFSFNSPSKKGFVSSTWNKFSLQAFDEFAKDTFASALINSLIIAIFAAITVVFLSLLTVFALWRQKNKSVKIYVNATSNIPLINPDVITAVSLAIILGFIFGSLSAAHEGLYRAIISHIVMTLPYGILIMYPRSEKFSLSLYEAAQDLGYSKIKAWFLIYLKHMSPAIISVFPVVAFLSFDDFIITKITSNTQTVGTLLYQGTFKTWALMLGTIMLFISVISNLIWLYYKNKKEKTWKRI, from the coding sequence ATGACTAAAATTATTGATTTTTTTCAAAAACACGAGATTTTGAAAAAAACTTACGTTTGATTTTTAATAATAATTTTCTATATTCCAATAATTTTTGGCTCTATTTTTTCATTTAACAGTCCTTCGAAAAAAGGTTTTGTCTCTTCAACATGGAACAAATTTAGTTTGCAAGCATTTGACGAATTTGCAAAAGATACTTTTGCATCAGCGCTAATTAACTCATTAATTATTGCAATTTTTGCTGCAATAACCGTTGTTTTCCTTTCACTTTTAACAGTTTTTGCTCTCTGAAGACAAAAAAATAAATCCGTAAAAATTTATGTAAATGCCACCTCAAATATTCCTTTAATTAATCCTGATGTGATTACCGCAGTTTCGCTTGCAATTATTTTAGGGTTCATATTTGGTTCACTTTCAGCGGCTCATGAAGGTTTGTATCGGGCAATTATTTCCCATATTGTCATGACTTTGCCTTACGGGATTTTGATAATGTATCCAAGAAGTGAAAAATTTTCGCTAAGTTTATATGAAGCAGCCCAAGATTTAGGCTATTCAAAAATTAAGGCATGATTTTTGATTTATTTAAAACACATGTCGCCAGCGATAATTTCGGTTTTTCCGGTCGTTGCTTTTCTTTCATTTGATGATTTTATAATCACAAAAATTACATCAAACACCCAAACAGTTGGAACGCTTTTGTATCAAGGAACTTTTAAGACTTGAGCGCTAATGTTGGGAACAATTATGCTTTTCATTTCCGTGATTTCTAACTTAATTTGACTTTATTATAAAAATAAAAAGGAAAAAACATGAAAAAGAATTTAG
- the rpsO gene encoding 30S ribosomal protein S15, producing MISKAKKQELILKFGKNAKNTGDTAVQIAILTEDIEKLKVHFEKNKKDKHSMRGFIAKVNKRKKLLSYLKQKSFETYKETIEALNIRK from the coding sequence ATGATTTCAAAAGCGAAAAAACAAGAATTAATTTTAAAATTTGGTAAAAACGCCAAAAACACTGGTGATACAGCCGTTCAAATTGCAATATTAACTGAAGATATTGAAAAATTAAAAGTTCATTTTGAAAAAAATAAAAAGGACAAACACTCAATGCGAGGTTTTATTGCAAAGGTTAATAAACGTAAAAAATTACTTTCTTATTTAAAACAAAAAAGTTTTGAAACATATAAAGAGACAATCGAAGCTTTAAATATACGTAAATAA
- a CDS encoding ABC transporter permease, with translation METLSFFDKFWQNFKKSLNPRISLVLPYFVFALILIVIPLILLFVKSVSPLSTNGEPFDNHLLVKEQTTWQIIARSIFVGLVSAFICLILAFPYAFIVANSKSRIFKIYSLSLIITPLIIFTIAKVFSLRALFLSMFDEGSLNNNSFMILGLIFLNFPFMVLPLYTIFKDMPKNLIEAGTDLGYSKFRVLIKVVVPYSFRAISSGFAIVFLMAATSIVVSDKLLPNGSQNQLIGNLINNSANTTNPFDLARVSSLVLVTLLVFIGIYTLIHFTPIVIMKIKGFKYD, from the coding sequence GTGGAAACTCTTAGCTTTTTTGATAAATTTTGACAAAATTTCAAAAAAAGTTTGAATCCACGCATCAGTCTTGTTCTCCCTTATTTTGTATTTGCCCTAATTTTAATAGTTATTCCGCTTATTTTACTTTTTGTTAAATCTGTAAGTCCACTTTCGACAAACGGCGAGCCATTTGACAACCATCTTTTAGTAAAAGAGCAAACAACTTGACAAATTATTGCCCGTTCAATTTTTGTTGGTTTAGTTAGCGCCTTTATTTGCTTAATTTTAGCTTTTCCATATGCTTTCATTGTCGCAAATTCAAAATCACGTATTTTTAAAATTTATTCTTTATCATTAATAATTACGCCTTTAATTATTTTTACAATTGCAAAAGTTTTCTCATTACGAGCTTTATTTTTGTCAATGTTTGACGAAGGATCGCTAAATAATAACTCTTTTATGATTCTTGGTCTAATTTTTCTCAATTTTCCTTTTATGGTACTTCCGCTTTATACAATTTTTAAAGATATGCCTAAAAATTTAATTGAAGCTGGGACAGATTTAGGATATTCAAAATTTCGAGTTTTGATTAAAGTGGTTGTTCCTTATAGTTTTCGTGCAATTAGCTCTGGATTTGCGATTGTTTTTTTAATGGCGGCAACATCAATAGTTGTCTCAGATAAATTGCTACCAAACGGATCACAAAATCAACTGATTGGAAATTTAATTAATAATTCTGCAAACACAACAAACCCTTTTGATCTAGCTAGAGTTTCATCACTTGTTTTAGTCACACTTTTAGTTTTTATTGGAATTTATACACTAATTCATTTTACACCTATTGTTATCATGAAAATTAAAGGATTTAAATATGACTAA
- the rplA gene encoding 50S ribosomal protein L1: MKKISRKLAQSRELVDKNHYYSLEEAMELVKKTSYTKFSGSVDLAIRLNLDTRKADQQLRGSVVLPYGTGKSVRVLVATDSSEVATKAKEAGADLIYSTAELEQNLKIDNFDFDVIVVEPKLMPVLGRYGKKLGPKGLMPNPKTGTVTPTPEKAVAEIKKGKANYRADKYGIIHSLIGKTNMEADHLVQNAKTLLQLIRKLKPNSVKGNYFKNLTVSASMGPSIKIRFDNL; the protein is encoded by the coding sequence ATGAAAAAAATTTCACGTAAATTAGCTCAGTCTCGTGAATTAGTTGATAAAAATCATTATTATTCACTTGAAGAAGCAATGGAATTGGTTAAAAAAACATCATATACTAAATTTTCTGGCTCTGTTGATTTAGCTATTCGACTTAATTTGGATACTCGAAAAGCTGACCAACAATTAAGAGGTTCTGTTGTTTTACCTTATGGAACCGGGAAATCTGTGCGTGTGCTTGTTGCAACAGATTCTTCAGAGGTAGCAACTAAAGCCAAAGAAGCAGGCGCTGATTTAATTTATTCAACAGCTGAACTTGAACAAAATTTAAAAATTGATAATTTTGATTTCGATGTTATTGTTGTTGAGCCTAAATTAATGCCAGTTTTAGGAAGATACGGGAAAAAATTAGGACCAAAAGGACTTATGCCTAACCCAAAAACAGGTACCGTTACCCCAACACCAGAAAAAGCTGTGGCTGAAATTAAAAAAGGTAAAGCAAATTATCGCGCTGATAAATACGGAATTATCCACTCATTAATTGGAAAAACCAACATGGAAGCCGATCATTTAGTCCAAAATGCTAAAACCCTTTTACAATTAATTCGTAAATTGAAACCAAATTCAGTTAAAGGAAATTATTTCAAAAATTTAACAGTTTCTGCTTCTATGGGTCCATCTATTAAAATTCGCTTCGACAATTTATAA
- a CDS encoding YhcH/YjgK/YiaL family protein produces MIYDKLENFSKYSCLNENFAKLAIFLKENDLEKLPLGKTLIDEDRIFVLHVDVESFDDTNALYEYHKRYADVHIVIDEKEQYFFDFSEKLVNKVSDYSEENDVALYKKDSTRNLIRPLKGEFLIFLPGDAHLPKYTGQIGVVRKMIFKVEY; encoded by the coding sequence ATGATTTATGACAAATTAGAAAATTTTAGCAAATATAGTTGTTTAAATGAAAATTTTGCAAAATTAGCAATTTTTCTAAAAGAAAATGACCTAGAAAAATTGCCACTAGGCAAAACTCTAATTGATGAAGACAGAATTTTTGTGTTACATGTTGATGTTGAAAGTTTCGATGATACAAACGCTCTCTATGAATATCACAAACGATACGCAGATGTTCATATAGTAATTGACGAAAAAGAACAATATTTCTTTGATTTTTCAGAGAAATTAGTCAATAAAGTAAGTGATTATTCTGAAGAAAATGATGTAGCTCTTTATAAAAAAGATTCGACCCGAAATTTAATTAGACCCTTAAAAGGCGAATTTTTAATTTTTCTACCTGGCGATGCTCATTTACCAAAATATACTGGACAAATTGGTGTAGTTAGAAAAATGATTTTTAAAGTTGAATATTAG